In Pedobacter sp. WC2423, the following are encoded in one genomic region:
- a CDS encoding SusC/RagA family TonB-linked outer membrane protein — MEKSLPAYCRSVRLKQYPLKAFTFCIFLLFSLTSTAQTSNVSGTVTDDKGQTLIGVTVKIKNTKIGGMSDANGKFKLTVPDKNAILVFAYIGYTTQEVPLNGQTELSVKLKDYNNDLQEIVVTGYGSQKRESITGAISSVTSKDIERVHGGSTVSTALAGKIPGVTFRMTDGRPGASASIQIRNMGRPLYVIDGIQQDEGQFNNIAPNDIESISVLKDASAAIYGVRAANGVVVVTTKKGTTGESRINVDAYLGFQNWSRFPDVVRTSYDYMRYKAEAEMNSNGKTSITPAELEKYKIGTDPAYRSFDWRDYILKSNNNAPQNSVNVNFTGGTDKMSYYVSATNLYQNSVLGKEYEFKRTNIQSNITATVANGLKVGVNINGRIESRENPGVPGTDDYLLARLAVLRNNPLERPYANDNPDYLNDIGHTETNYAFLNKKLSGIYRNDWRVLQTNFNAEYQIPGIKGLVAKAVYSYYLADYVLNNHEYTYNTYTYRPATGAYDVTGGSNNPYREREQKKEFATTFQSQLNYNNTFGKHTVGATLVAERIELKHQRNYIHSSPISNNLPLIYFPTADRYDDVDDGEARIGYIARLNYNYNSKYYLEASARRDASYLFAPDKRVGYFPGVSAGWRITEEGFMKNIVGDKKILSDLKFRASYGILGDDRNPNDPNQPIVSPYAYLPGYNYNQGTVILDGNPVIVSRDKGIPLNRISWLKSRTFDVGADFSMFNNKLTGTIDYFYRKRTGLLGGRNDIIVPVELGYRLPDENVNSDAQYGQEISLNYSSKVGQFNFNIGGNFSYTRSENLQSYNPLFFNSWDKYRNSSENRYTNIDWGYEAIGQFTSQEQINNYPVNIDGKGNRSLLPGDLIYKDQNGDGKIDEYDDRPIGFGYGKQPNINFGLSFGASYKSFDFHADFSGGAGYTWFQNYETRWAFQNNGNLNTIFEDRWHRADPFDLNSAWIPGKYPANRYNDGGHSNYNHNSTFWLHSVKYIRARTIEFGYTLPAAMLAKIKVKRARFYINGYNLFSIDNMKQYNVDPEVADDNGLQFPQNKIVNLGLNLTF; from the coding sequence ATGGAAAAAAGTCTACCTGCTTATTGCAGAAGTGTGCGCTTAAAGCAGTATCCGCTTAAAGCTTTTACCTTTTGTATTTTCCTTCTTTTCTCCCTGACCAGTACCGCACAAACGAGCAACGTGAGCGGGACAGTTACGGACGACAAAGGACAGACGCTCATCGGTGTCACAGTGAAAATTAAAAACACGAAAATCGGCGGGATGTCTGATGCGAACGGGAAATTTAAATTGACCGTTCCGGATAAAAATGCCATTTTGGTATTTGCGTATATCGGATATACTACGCAAGAAGTGCCTTTAAACGGACAAACGGAGCTATCCGTTAAACTGAAAGACTACAACAATGATCTTCAGGAGATTGTGGTCACAGGATACGGTTCGCAAAAAAGAGAGTCTATTACCGGCGCAATTTCTTCTGTCACCAGCAAGGATATTGAGCGTGTACATGGCGGATCTACCGTAAGTACGGCGCTGGCAGGAAAGATTCCCGGCGTTACCTTTCGGATGACCGATGGCCGGCCTGGAGCAAGTGCCAGTATACAAATTCGAAATATGGGGCGACCACTCTATGTTATTGATGGGATTCAACAGGACGAGGGTCAGTTTAACAATATTGCACCTAACGATATTGAAAGTATTTCAGTGCTAAAAGATGCTTCTGCTGCTATTTATGGTGTACGCGCAGCGAATGGAGTAGTTGTGGTGACCACTAAAAAAGGAACAACTGGTGAAAGCCGGATTAACGTAGATGCTTATCTGGGTTTCCAGAACTGGTCAAGATTCCCTGACGTAGTGCGTACCTCTTATGATTATATGCGTTATAAAGCAGAGGCAGAAATGAACTCTAACGGGAAAACCAGTATTACACCAGCAGAATTGGAAAAATACAAAATTGGAACCGATCCTGCCTACAGAAGTTTTGACTGGCGGGATTATATCCTGAAAAGTAATAACAATGCCCCTCAGAATTCGGTTAATGTGAACTTTACCGGCGGAACGGATAAAATGAGCTATTATGTTTCCGCGACAAATCTATATCAGAATTCTGTATTGGGTAAAGAATATGAATTTAAACGGACTAACATCCAATCTAACATTACAGCAACTGTAGCCAATGGGCTTAAGGTCGGGGTTAACATTAACGGAAGGATTGAAAGCCGCGAGAACCCTGGTGTTCCCGGTACTGATGATTACCTGCTGGCACGTTTGGCAGTATTGCGGAACAATCCTTTGGAACGTCCATATGCCAACGATAATCCAGACTATCTGAATGATATTGGACATACGGAAACCAATTATGCCTTTTTAAATAAAAAACTTTCAGGCATATACCGTAACGACTGGCGGGTTTTACAAACTAATTTCAATGCAGAATACCAGATTCCTGGCATCAAAGGATTGGTCGCTAAAGCTGTATATTCTTATTATCTGGCAGATTATGTACTCAATAATCATGAGTATACCTATAATACTTATACTTACCGCCCCGCTACTGGTGCTTATGACGTTACAGGCGGTAGTAATAATCCATACCGCGAACGTGAACAGAAAAAGGAATTTGCAACCACTTTTCAGAGTCAGTTAAACTATAATAACACTTTTGGTAAACATACCGTGGGTGCCACGCTGGTTGCAGAAAGGATTGAACTGAAGCATCAGCGGAATTATATACACTCTTCACCAATTTCCAATAATCTGCCCTTAATCTATTTTCCAACTGCTGACAGGTATGATGACGTCGATGATGGCGAAGCACGTATCGGCTACATTGCCAGGTTAAATTATAATTACAACAGTAAGTATTACCTGGAAGCTTCTGCAAGACGGGATGCCTCTTATTTATTTGCACCAGATAAACGCGTAGGTTATTTCCCTGGTGTTTCTGCGGGATGGAGAATTACAGAAGAAGGGTTCATGAAAAATATTGTGGGAGATAAAAAGATCCTGAGTGATCTGAAGTTCCGTGCTTCTTACGGCATACTCGGAGATGACCGGAATCCAAATGATCCGAATCAACCTATTGTGTCTCCATATGCTTATCTTCCAGGTTATAACTATAACCAGGGAACAGTCATTCTGGATGGAAACCCAGTGATTGTTTCCAGAGATAAAGGAATTCCTTTAAACAGAATTTCCTGGCTGAAGAGCAGGACTTTTGATGTAGGTGCAGACTTTAGCATGTTCAACAATAAGCTTACGGGTACGATAGATTATTTTTACAGAAAGCGTACTGGATTACTGGGAGGAAGAAATGATATTATTGTTCCCGTTGAACTGGGCTACAGACTGCCAGATGAAAATGTGAACAGTGATGCACAGTATGGTCAGGAGATCTCTTTAAATTATAGCAGTAAAGTTGGACAGTTTAACTTTAATATCGGAGGTAATTTTTCCTATACCCGGTCTGAAAACCTGCAATCTTATAACCCATTATTTTTTAATTCGTGGGATAAATACCGGAACTCGTCCGAAAACAGGTATACCAATATAGATTGGGGATATGAAGCTATTGGACAGTTTACTTCTCAGGAACAAATCAATAATTATCCGGTAAATATTGATGGTAAAGGAAACAGAAGTCTTTTACCTGGTGATCTGATCTATAAGGATCAGAATGGCGATGGCAAAATCGACGAATATGACGACCGTCCAATTGGCTTTGGCTATGGAAAGCAACCCAACATTAATTTTGGTTTAAGCTTTGGCGCAAGTTATAAATCTTTTGATTTTCATGCAGATTTTTCTGGAGGAGCAGGGTATACCTGGTTCCAGAACTATGAAACCAGATGGGCCTTTCAGAATAATGGTAACCTGAATACAATTTTTGAAGACAGATGGCACCGTGCCGATCCGTTTGATTTGAACAGTGCATGGATTCCTGGTAAATATCCTGCAAACCGCTATAATGATGGCGGGCATAGCAACTACAATCATAATTCAACTTTCTGGTTGCATAGTGTGAAATATATCCGGGCAAGAACAATAGAGTTTGGCTATACTTTACCAGCTGCAATGCTAGCTAAAATTAAGGTGAAGCGGGCAAGGTTCTATATTAACGGGTACAATCTATTCTCTATTGATAATATGAAACAGTATAACGTTGACCCTGAGGTTGCAGACGATAATGGCCTTCAATTTCCACAGAATAAAATAGTTAACCTAGGTCTCAATTTAACTTTTTAA
- a CDS encoding RagB/SusD family nutrient uptake outer membrane protein, which produces MMKKIYTVLTFTALLLTGACKKDSAFLDVPPKQIIPEEVAFSDPALVLSVLGDLYNRQLDFSSLDGDGWRSFVDFSEAFPSENGSYNIVQRTGWGYGEWGNWDYGYIRDMNLFIRRATAATKLTEADKARFIAEARFLRANFYFELAKRMGGVPIITVPMQYDYSGNVTNLQVPRSKESEVYDFVISEAEAIKNILPKDVNQKSRASKGAALAMEARAALYAGSIAKYGFKTPQVTLAGAEVGIPAGLAGGYYQKALAAAQEIINGQAGAYQLYKVLPDLSENFAAVFLDKSSVNQESIFIEDFKVNSAKVHGFTTNNQPFSISDEGLDAGRLNPSLNLVQAFEKLDNTYAPIATKDGQGNPVYYTNQLDAFAGRDARLAGTILLPDGTFKGKNVDIWAGYQLADGSVLSSDDASHLVKLPGTDVAVQVVGKDGPVNGQEFRTQTGFYIRKYLDPQVGSGRRGRQSDVAFIRYRYAEVLLNAAEAAFELGMGGVADGYINQVRSRAGLTTAIQGVTFDQIVHERRVELVFEGHTLYDMKRWRLAHIVWDGSKMSVAQLVSNIGQSTKKNTQPYGLWSYKYYNPGSPNHGKWLFKEILPTAVTGANMFQMGNYYSNIGNDILSANPKIVKQPNQ; this is translated from the coding sequence ATGATGAAGAAGATATATACAGTACTTACATTTACAGCTCTTTTACTTACAGGGGCTTGTAAAAAAGATAGTGCATTTTTAGATGTACCTCCTAAACAGATTATTCCCGAAGAAGTCGCCTTCTCGGATCCGGCTTTGGTACTTTCTGTTTTAGGAGATTTGTATAACCGGCAACTGGATTTTTCAAGTCTGGATGGAGATGGCTGGCGATCGTTTGTTGATTTTAGCGAGGCTTTTCCTTCAGAAAACGGAAGCTACAATATTGTTCAGCGTACAGGCTGGGGTTATGGAGAATGGGGAAACTGGGATTATGGGTATATCCGTGACATGAATCTTTTTATCAGGCGGGCCACTGCGGCAACCAAGCTTACTGAAGCAGATAAGGCCAGGTTCATTGCAGAAGCACGGTTTTTAAGAGCTAATTTTTATTTTGAACTGGCAAAGCGGATGGGGGGAGTACCCATAATCACAGTGCCAATGCAGTACGATTATTCAGGAAATGTAACTAATTTACAAGTCCCAAGATCAAAAGAATCGGAGGTTTATGATTTTGTCATCAGCGAAGCTGAAGCGATAAAAAATATATTACCAAAAGATGTGAACCAGAAATCAAGAGCATCCAAAGGAGCTGCACTGGCGATGGAAGCGCGTGCCGCCTTATATGCCGGGTCTATTGCTAAATATGGTTTTAAAACTCCGCAAGTTACTTTGGCGGGTGCGGAAGTGGGAATACCTGCTGGTCTGGCTGGCGGTTATTATCAAAAAGCACTTGCAGCTGCACAAGAAATTATCAATGGTCAGGCTGGTGCTTATCAACTGTATAAAGTTTTACCTGACCTTTCAGAGAACTTTGCGGCAGTATTTCTGGATAAAAGCAGTGTCAATCAGGAATCCATTTTTATTGAAGATTTTAAAGTAAACTCAGCAAAAGTTCATGGTTTTACCACTAACAACCAACCGTTTTCAATTTCTGACGAAGGTTTGGATGCGGGACGTCTGAACCCTTCTTTAAACCTGGTACAAGCTTTTGAAAAACTAGACAATACTTATGCACCAATCGCTACAAAGGACGGGCAGGGTAATCCTGTATATTACACCAATCAGCTGGATGCTTTTGCGGGCAGGGACGCCAGGCTGGCAGGAACTATTTTATTGCCTGATGGGACATTTAAAGGTAAAAACGTTGATATCTGGGCAGGTTACCAGTTGGCAGATGGCAGCGTTTTAAGCAGTGATGATGCGAGCCATTTAGTGAAGTTACCAGGAACTGACGTTGCAGTTCAGGTGGTTGGGAAAGATGGGCCGGTTAATGGACAAGAATTCAGGACGCAAACCGGATTTTATATCCGAAAATACTTAGATCCGCAGGTAGGATCAGGAAGAAGGGGAAGACAGAGTGATGTAGCATTTATCCGTTACCGTTATGCAGAGGTTCTATTGAATGCTGCCGAAGCTGCTTTTGAACTGGGAATGGGCGGTGTTGCCGATGGATATATCAACCAGGTTCGTTCCAGAGCTGGTTTAACAACAGCAATACAAGGAGTTACGTTTGATCAGATTGTTCATGAACGCCGGGTAGAACTAGTATTTGAAGGACACACTTTATATGATATGAAAAGATGGCGTTTGGCACATATCGTTTGGGATGGAAGTAAAATGTCTGTCGCTCAGCTGGTGAGTAATATAGGGCAGTCTACCAAGAAAAATACACAACCCTATGGACTCTGGTCTTATAAATATTACAATCCTGGAAGTCCAAATCACGGTAAATGGCTATTTAAAGAAATATTGCCTACAGCAGTTACAGGTGCAAATATGTTCCAGATGGGGAATTATTATTCAAATATTGGCAATGATATTTTATCCGCAAATCCAAAAATTGTTAAACAACCAAACCAGTAA
- a CDS encoding DUF3823 domain-containing protein, protein MKLKPIYILFLFLPVFSCKKDNYEAPSSTLKGRILYNKEEIGLEFNRVLLEFYQPGFGKKGAINASFAQDGSYSALLFDGNYKAIIPNGQGPFKWHQNTAGVNDTLAVTVNGNQTLDLQAIPYYLIRNAIYKVSGTDLTATFRVDQIITGNDAKKIERVNLYVNKTQFVSGSDNIASAELSGGAITDPTALTLKAVVPAIVPVQNYVFARIGVKIDGVEDMVFSPLQKIQL, encoded by the coding sequence ATGAAGTTAAAACCAATATATATATTGTTTCTTTTCCTGCCCGTTTTCTCCTGTAAAAAGGATAATTATGAGGCGCCTTCCTCTACTTTAAAAGGCAGGATTCTGTATAATAAGGAGGAAATCGGATTGGAATTCAATCGTGTTCTGCTGGAATTCTATCAGCCGGGTTTTGGAAAAAAGGGAGCTATTAATGCAAGCTTTGCTCAGGATGGAAGTTATTCGGCACTTTTGTTTGATGGTAATTATAAGGCTATCATTCCAAATGGACAAGGGCCTTTTAAATGGCATCAAAATACAGCGGGAGTCAATGATACCTTAGCAGTCACCGTGAATGGAAATCAGACCCTGGACTTGCAGGCAATCCCTTATTACCTGATCAGGAATGCCATTTATAAAGTTTCCGGAACTGACCTGACTGCCACATTCCGTGTAGACCAGATCATTACAGGTAACGATGCTAAAAAAATTGAACGCGTTAATTTATACGTGAATAAAACTCAGTTTGTTTCCGGCTCAGATAATATTGCCAGTGCAGAGCTATCGGGAGGAGCTATAACAGATCCCACTGCTTTAACACTTAAAGCTGTTGTTCCGGCTATTGTTCCGGTTCAGAATTATGTTTTCGCACGTATAGGGGTGAAAATAGATGGGGTAGAAGACATGGTTTTTTCGCCTCTTCAAAAAATCCAGTTGTAA
- a CDS encoding glycoside hydrolase family 2 protein, whose protein sequence is MMKKILTGTMLLLLGYSANAQQAKWALIKDKIVSPWAEKVNPAAPLPEYPRPQLVRNNKWKNLNGLWEYAIIPENQQEPAKYQGHILVPFAVESALSGVGKTVGKDSVLWYKNIITLPESANSKDVLLHFGAVDWQAEIFVNGKSAGKHEGGFDPFSLNITSLLKKGNKQEIKVRVWDPTDEGPQPRGKQVRKPENIWYTPVTGIWQTVWLEAVPKSYILSTKQTPDIDTHRISVSAAVQNNQPGDQLKISILDGSTVIAEEKVAVDATAEISVKNEKLWSPEHPFLYDLKITLLRNGKPVDEIKSYFAMRKISMGPDGKGMQRMLLNNKFVFQYGPLDQGWWPDGLYTAPTEQAMLYDIDELKKMGFNMIRKHIKVEPARYYNYCDRVGMLLWQDMPSGDLGNGWENNPGVLDRATDKNRTAESEGYYRKEWDAIMNSLHNFPSIVVWVPFNEAWGQFKTVEITEWTMKKDPSRLVNSASGGNFYITGHMVDLHNYPHPAMPRPDLFGKGHILVLGEFGGLGLPVDGHTWQQKNNWGYQSFKNSGDLFAKYAAFTKRIAELIPLGLSAAVYTQTTDVEGEINGFMTYDRKVIKMPVEELKRVNNKLYLIPAP, encoded by the coding sequence ATGATGAAGAAAATTCTAACGGGAACAATGCTCTTACTATTAGGTTATTCTGCCAATGCACAGCAGGCAAAATGGGCTTTAATTAAAGACAAAATTGTTTCTCCATGGGCAGAGAAAGTAAATCCAGCTGCCCCTTTGCCGGAGTATCCGAGGCCGCAGCTTGTGCGCAACAATAAATGGAAAAATCTGAACGGGCTCTGGGAGTATGCCATTATACCTGAAAACCAGCAAGAACCCGCTAAATATCAGGGTCATATCCTGGTGCCATTTGCAGTAGAGTCTGCCTTATCCGGAGTTGGTAAAACAGTGGGTAAAGACAGTGTATTGTGGTATAAAAATATCATCACGTTGCCGGAATCGGCGAACAGTAAAGATGTGCTGCTGCATTTCGGAGCCGTAGACTGGCAGGCTGAAATTTTTGTCAACGGTAAAAGCGCAGGGAAACATGAAGGAGGTTTTGATCCTTTTTCGTTGAATATTACTTCCTTACTTAAAAAAGGGAATAAGCAGGAAATTAAAGTACGGGTATGGGATCCGACCGACGAGGGGCCCCAGCCAAGAGGAAAACAGGTGAGAAAACCAGAAAATATCTGGTATACACCCGTAACGGGTATCTGGCAAACAGTTTGGCTGGAAGCTGTACCCAAATCTTATATTCTATCTACCAAACAAACACCAGATATCGATACGCACCGTATTTCGGTAAGTGCTGCGGTTCAAAATAACCAGCCGGGTGACCAGTTGAAAATCAGTATATTAGATGGGAGTACCGTAATTGCCGAAGAAAAGGTAGCTGTAGATGCGACTGCTGAGATTTCAGTTAAAAATGAAAAGTTATGGTCTCCGGAACATCCGTTTTTATATGATCTGAAAATTACGTTGCTGAGAAATGGGAAACCTGTAGATGAAATAAAGAGTTATTTCGCGATGCGTAAGATCTCTATGGGTCCGGATGGCAAAGGCATGCAACGGATGCTGCTGAATAACAAATTTGTTTTTCAATACGGACCGCTCGATCAGGGGTGGTGGCCGGATGGTTTATATACAGCACCTACAGAACAGGCTATGCTATATGACATTGATGAACTTAAAAAGATGGGGTTCAACATGATTCGTAAGCATATCAAAGTGGAGCCGGCAAGATATTACAATTATTGCGACCGCGTTGGAATGTTGTTGTGGCAGGATATGCCAAGTGGTGACCTGGGCAACGGATGGGAAAACAATCCCGGCGTACTTGACCGTGCAACAGACAAAAACAGGACAGCTGAATCTGAAGGGTATTACCGTAAAGAATGGGATGCGATCATGAACAGCCTGCATAATTTCCCTTCTATTGTAGTTTGGGTGCCATTTAATGAAGCCTGGGGACAGTTTAAAACGGTTGAAATTACAGAATGGACGATGAAAAAAGACCCCTCCCGTTTAGTCAATAGTGCAAGCGGAGGTAATTTTTATATCACCGGACATATGGTCGATCTGCATAATTATCCGCATCCGGCTATGCCTAGACCAGATTTATTTGGCAAGGGCCATATCCTTGTTTTGGGTGAGTTTGGCGGATTGGGTTTACCAGTTGATGGACATACGTGGCAGCAAAAAAATAACTGGGGCTACCAGTCTTTCAAAAATTCAGGTGACCTGTTTGCCAAATATGCAGCCTTCACCAAAAGGATAGCAGAATTAATACCGCTAGGACTATCGGCCGCAGTTTATACACAAACAACTGATGTAGAAGGTGAAATCAATGGCTTTATGACCTACGATAGAAAAGTGATTAAAATGCCTGTAGAAGAACTAAAGCGTGTTAACAATAAACTTTACTTAATTCCAGCTCCTTAA
- a CDS encoding DUF4965 domain-containing protein yields MKRLFISLALAGLLLKASAQQQHSPVQQQRIAPAYPLLTHDPYFSVWSFTEGLNRSATKHWTGANQPLTGLLKVDGKVYRFLGGQEESFLTLLPASDEKAYPAKYIESVPGQGWNQAGFAETSWKTGTAPFGDGAATTQWKTKDLWMRRTFNLGQTDFKGLKLKLMNDDDVEVYLNGTRIFACECFNGKFIYVPVDTRILKKGQNLLAVHVKNNVGGQWLDAGLVYDKPVVGNPNVLLAKQTKIGVTATQTFYSFECGNVNLDVDFTSPLLMSDLNLLSRPVSYVSFKVKAKDGKKHNAEVYFGASTGLAVNTEFQEVTAKQYKTGQLSVLKAGTKEQAVLKKSGDDVRIDWGYLYVAAPGTQVKQYTGPADEALAAFTTGKTTGKTIAKGKTSADGKKLMLSTELPFNQVGASPVEKHILIGYDDLYAVQYFGQNLSAWWNRKKDQTIEKQLELANAEYAAVLKKCTDFDQRFRADNVKAGGAKYADLLDLSYRQSIAAHKLVESPQGELLFLSKENFSNGSINTVDITYPSAPLYLVYNPDLLKGMLNGIFYYSESGKWKKPFPAHDLGTYPLANGQTYGEDMPVEEAGNMIILTAAIARVEGNADYAKKHWKTLSVWADYLSKEGFDPANQLCTDDFAGHMARNANLSVKAIVALGGYGMLADKLGMKAEAVKYKQMAKQMAVKWMEMANDGDHYALTFDQKNTWSQKYNMVWDKVLDMDIFPKDVFKKEIKYYLTKQNTFGLPLDSRRSYTKSDWIMWTATLTDNRADFEKFIDPVYKFATETSSRVPLSDWHETTDGKQVGFQARSVVGGYAIKLLDYKLHGK; encoded by the coding sequence ATGAAACGATTATTTATCTCTTTAGCTTTAGCAGGTTTGCTGCTCAAAGCTTCAGCCCAGCAACAGCATTCCCCAGTTCAGCAGCAGCGTATTGCTCCGGCATACCCACTGCTTACACACGATCCTTATTTTAGTGTCTGGTCATTTACAGAGGGATTAAACAGATCGGCTACCAAACATTGGACGGGAGCAAATCAACCGTTGACAGGTCTATTAAAGGTAGACGGCAAAGTTTACCGCTTTCTTGGTGGACAGGAGGAAAGCTTCCTGACGCTGCTGCCTGCTTCGGACGAAAAGGCATACCCAGCAAAATACATAGAATCAGTGCCTGGGCAAGGCTGGAATCAGGCAGGATTTGCAGAAACAAGCTGGAAAACCGGAACTGCTCCTTTTGGAGATGGTGCAGCAACCACCCAGTGGAAAACTAAAGATCTGTGGATGCGCCGGACATTTAATTTAGGACAAACAGATTTTAAAGGTTTGAAACTTAAATTGATGAACGATGATGATGTTGAAGTCTATTTAAATGGAACCCGGATTTTTGCCTGTGAATGTTTCAATGGCAAGTTTATTTATGTACCAGTAGATACCAGAATTTTGAAAAAGGGACAGAATCTGCTGGCGGTTCATGTTAAAAATAATGTGGGTGGCCAATGGCTGGACGCCGGACTCGTATATGATAAACCTGTGGTGGGTAACCCAAATGTTTTGCTGGCTAAACAAACTAAAATTGGCGTAACTGCCACTCAAACTTTTTATAGTTTTGAATGTGGAAATGTAAATCTGGATGTTGACTTCACTTCACCACTGCTGATGAGTGATTTGAATCTACTGTCCCGGCCGGTTTCTTACGTGTCTTTTAAAGTAAAAGCTAAAGATGGTAAAAAACACAATGCTGAAGTATACTTTGGAGCAAGTACAGGTTTAGCGGTCAATACAGAGTTTCAGGAAGTAACTGCTAAGCAATATAAAACAGGACAATTGTCTGTTTTGAAAGCAGGTACCAAAGAACAGGCGGTATTGAAAAAATCTGGTGACGATGTGCGTATCGATTGGGGTTATTTATATGTAGCTGCACCAGGGACACAGGTTAAACAATATACCGGCCCGGCAGATGAAGCTTTAGCAGCATTTACAACTGGAAAGACCACCGGAAAGACTATTGCGAAAGGAAAAACCAGTGCGGATGGGAAAAAATTAATGCTTTCTACAGAACTTCCTTTTAACCAGGTTGGAGCATCGCCCGTTGAAAAACACATTTTAATAGGTTATGATGATTTATACGCTGTGCAGTATTTTGGCCAGAATCTAAGCGCCTGGTGGAACCGGAAAAAAGATCAGACGATAGAAAAACAATTGGAGCTTGCCAATGCTGAATATGCGGCTGTGCTGAAAAAATGTACTGATTTTGATCAAAGATTCCGTGCAGACAATGTTAAAGCAGGAGGTGCAAAATATGCTGACCTTTTAGATCTTTCTTACCGTCAGTCAATTGCTGCCCATAAACTGGTGGAGAGCCCGCAAGGAGAACTCCTTTTTCTTTCTAAAGAAAACTTCAGTAATGGATCTATCAATACAGTGGATATTACTTATCCTTCTGCACCACTATATCTTGTCTATAATCCTGATTTACTGAAAGGGATGTTAAACGGGATCTTTTATTATAGTGAAAGTGGCAAATGGAAAAAACCATTCCCTGCGCATGATCTGGGAACTTATCCTCTGGCAAACGGACAGACCTACGGAGAAGATATGCCGGTTGAAGAAGCAGGTAATATGATTATTCTGACCGCAGCAATTGCCAGGGTGGAAGGCAATGCAGATTACGCTAAAAAGCATTGGAAAACACTGTCTGTCTGGGCAGATTACTTAAGTAAAGAAGGGTTTGATCCGGCTAATCAGCTTTGTACAGATGATTTTGCAGGTCATATGGCACGTAATGCAAATTTATCCGTTAAAGCAATTGTCGCTTTAGGTGGATACGGAATGCTTGCGGATAAACTGGGAATGAAAGCTGAGGCTGTGAAATATAAACAGATGGCGAAACAGATGGCGGTTAAATGGATGGAAATGGCAAATGATGGAGATCATTATGCCTTAACTTTTGATCAGAAAAACACCTGGAGCCAGAAATATAACATGGTTTGGGATAAAGTACTAGATATGGATATCTTTCCAAAAGACGTGTTCAAAAAGGAAATTAAATATTATCTGACTAAACAAAATACTTTTGGTTTGCCGCTGGATAGCCGCCGCAGTTATACCAAATCGGACTGGATTATGTGGACAGCAACGTTAACGGATAACCGTGCAGACTTTGAAAAGTTTATTGATCCGGTTTATAAGTTTGCCACAGAAACATCCAGCAGAGTTCCGCTAAGTGACTGGCATGAAACAACAGATGGTAAACAGGTTGGCTTTCAGGCACGAAGTGTAGTAGGGGGGTATGCGATTAAATTGCTGGATTATAAATTACATGGTAAATAA